The DNA region TCGACTAGGAAATAAAGACAACCTCAGGTGTGAAACGCGGTGGGTTTTTGAGGCAtgtctctgttttgttattAAAGTTACTGTTAATTTATGGCTGAAAGTAACAAGATTGATTAACTGTTGATTACTCAAGaccaatcgattaattgtttagcctataaaatttcagaaaataatgaatatagTGAAAATGCCCATTAGTCATCATAAGTTTTGTCTGTCAAACAGTAAAAGTTATTGAACTTACAGTGACATTAAAAACAGGGGAAACTAGCAAATCCACACATttgaaccagagaatgtttggcatttttctttgATACATGACTTAAAGCATTAAAAGATTATCAAAACTGTCATGATTTAATTgactgtcaatcaactaataatttcagctctacaaGAATGAACGAGACCCATCTCGTCCCCTGTAGAGgacacaacaaaaataaaatgtgcaaaaccaaaGATCGGTTGAGTGACTTGTTAGTACCTGATTCAGCAGAAACTTCACCCAGTTTCAAGTGAGTCTGGGCTGCCATGAGTTGATCCTCCTTAgcctctttccttttttaaacaaacaattaaaaaataaattcagttcACATGGAAGCTGTAGCTCAGTGACTATCAAACTCAGATCCTAACCATCATTGCTCAGTGCGCAGCCCGTGTGTTTCCATTACCTTTTGTAGATGACTTTAGCTACTTCCAACATCTCCCAGGCCAGCTGCAGGTTCcccacctcctcatcctcactgTCCTGAAAAACACATGAACAGTTTTAAATCTGACACTTAAATCACATGTTCAGCCATTTCATTTTGATGCGCACGCGTGACGACTGGTCAAGTACCTTCTCAGCAGTGCCGTCTCCTTGCTCTTCTGCATTGCCCTCCATTTCTGCATCGTCGccgtcttcttcttcctcctcctcatctgaaGCATTTAATAACGCGTTTAGATAAATTGTGCAAGATGCCATCACAACCATCAGAAAGCTATTTACAATGAAGGTCTGTAGttaaaggacagagagagaaaaaataaataaaataaaagaaaggtCACCTTCTGCTTCCACTTCCTCATCTCCCGATTCTTTCTCAGCCTCGTCGTTTTCTGTCTTGTCTTCACTTTCATTAGACTTGCTTCCATTAACGTTGCTCTTCTTTTCCTCATCTTCCGTCGCCGTGTTCTGTTGCTCATCACCAGCCTCAGCCTTTTCTACGTCGCCGGTCTTCTCTTTATCTTCGCCCTGCTTCCCGTCTTCATTTTTCTTCTCTGCCATGGCGTCATACACCTGAACCCTCAGCTCGTCTCTGGTCTTCTCTGTTGAAGTTAGAGTGTACAGTCAGGACGAGCGGTGTTAACAACTTCCCTTATAAAAACTAAATGGTCAAACAAACCCAGGTAGAAAGATGGATTAAAAGAGGTACATTATTTCCTCACCATCAATGTTTTCTGTGCTGTCAACATTGGTGTCCTTGGGTttttcttcatcctcctcctcctcttctggtACTCCTTCCAGAGCATTACCCAGGACTGAGTTCTCCATCCTGCAACAATAATGTCAGGTATGTCTGCATTTTCAGAAGTTTCTTAAATGTAAGGCTATACTTCTAGTCCTATATTTGACTCAAGACtgattttctctattttttttggggggggttacCTTGCCAAATCCAGCAGCGCTTTACCACACCAGAAGAAAGCCTCCCCACATTCATCTGCTGTATCTCCATACGTTTTAGCTctggaataaagaaaaaaaaaaagtctaaatgtcattttatcatCAGTATGAAAGACATGGCAACCGCATTTTTTGTACATTGGCAAGAGACAACTGCATACAGTTCCCGTCGTTTGAATAATACACCTTAAAACTTCCATTAAATAACACTGTTAGTGAGGTAGTTATTATATATAGTAAttaagttaatttatttttataaagtgGTTACTTTGTAACACATACTGCTACTGTTCTCCCTCTCCCAAAGTCCAAAGTGTGTAAACGCTAtgcattttaatttgcattaatCTGCACACCTGTAGAAATTCAACCTACAACTGCAAACATCTGTGCCTCATACAGCAGGTTTTGGTAGCATGCTGAAGTTTCCACTTAATCCTCTTTACTTTTATTGGATTAATATTGGTGCTTAATGTTACTTATGTTTTTCCTGATTATCCACTATATCctattagatttttttcccttcacagTGATCATTTTTTAGGTTAAAAAGACCTTCAAAATAAACCATGTCGACGCAATTCTGACTTTTAGCTGTTTGTTAGTTTGAATCCTGTTGGCTGCAGATGTCTGTGATGGACAGACTTAATGTTATGTGTTAGAAGCAGTTTCCTTTGTCTGATAGTTAACTCACAGCATGCCGCAGGCCTCCTGCAGGGTGCTCACCGCCTCCACTACTTTTCCCATCACCAGGTGCTTCTTGCCCGTGCCGATTAGCTTGTTGGCCTCCTCCATGTTAGCTACACTGGACAGAAAGAAAACGACTTAACTCGACTTTATAAACCAAAAGCCGAACCCATACACCAGTTGAGCCCGTAAATCTTTTTAAATGCTAACTTTCTGCGTGTACGTTACAAAACACAGAGACGTACATTAACTAATAAAATACCTTCACCGAGAAATAACGACTGAAACGTTCAAAGCAGCGCCTGGTGGTTTGTATCTCAGCTCGTCTCTTCCACCACTAACACTGACTGTCCCGTTGTTTCAATTTGGCGCGAAATATTCCTGCCTCTTTCGGTCGACTTCCGGGTTCGTAATCCAGCGCGGGAGAATTCTTAAAGGCACAGAACAAACGTACATGATGACTGCAGGTGCTATTAACTGCTATTTTCTACAGTATATGCTACTGCTAGCGACACCACTACTATGGAGACCCAGAGTGTTCAAAATTAAATATGACTTCATGAAATActaatatgaataaatacagaaaaaacacacaataatgcAACAAAAATAGTAACATAATCAATAAAACCCAGCTCATTATAATCAAAGTCTATTTCATTCTGCTTCTTTTCACATAAGAGAGTTTATTGcaggtcatttttatttcattcaagcAGGGGtttttacaaaatgtctttattcttttttcttctgtcagtCAAGACAAACGGCAGAGCCAGTTAAATTGGCGATTGCTACGGTCTGAGTGGGAAGACCTGCAAAAATCTCTGCTACTGTGAAAAGAAGTaggatgaaataacatttcatattaattgtaaacatttatttgattctTTCAAATTTGCATGGTTATActattataatttattatattttatgtgtacatatgtatataattattcatttcataatgtcgtatttcatcttttatttatttaatactgtaaaaaaaaacattgtgggTGTCCATAACTACCACTACTGTATGCAACAGTTTATTATCAAAGCTGTTCACTATAGAATAATTGATACAAGATAACTGATAAAAAATTAGGTGGTggtactatatgtgtgtgtgtgtgtgtgtgtgtgtatgtgtttcacTCTTTATGTAGCCTACGCACGCAGAGTACTGCTATCAtgtcctgctgctcctcctgcctgcCTCAGACAAGTCTGGACCTGGCATCCAATCAACCTCACACTGAGACAGTCCTACTCAACATCTTTAGAGACACTGCTTCAACAGCTATAATTTCCCCGTAAAATCTACCAACACAACACTCCACAGCTTGTTCAGTTCACAATTTTTTCAATCAGAATCAATAATTTTATGTGGAAATATTCTTGAGGAATTTATTTGAGGTAAAAGCCAAAATTTGTGAATATTAAAGgctttacaaaatatttttcatagtTTACCATAGTAAtttacttatttgctttttgcaGAGTGTATTTGAGAAGATACAGACACAaaagtggtatcagtcttctcatctaactattggcaagaaagcaattaatcacatttcctaaaatgtcaaactattccttcaatgTCGTTCCTTGACAGTGAGACACTTTGCAAAATCCTTTGAGATCTGTTGCTTCCATTTGGTGCGTGTTTTTTGGGCTGATAACCAATACACCTATGATGAAAACCCCACAGAGCAGTGACGTACTATACCATCAGTGAACGCAATAgtctataataataaataataaaactttatttatagagcacttatcaaaacaaagtacaaagtgcttcacaacaagaaaaataaaataacacactaTATGAAGCCTTTAAACATATTGTATACTTTCACATGAACTCAAAAGCCGGTAACACTAACATAGGACTGCATTCAT from Siniperca chuatsi isolate FFG_IHB_CAS linkage group LG13, ASM2008510v1, whole genome shotgun sequence includes:
- the LOC122887533 gene encoding nuclear autoantigenic sperm protein-like; this translates as MEEANKLIGTGKKHLVMGKVVEAVSTLQEACGMLAKTYGDTADECGEAFFWCGKALLDLARMENSVLGNALEGVPEEEEEDEEKPKDTNVDSTENIDEKTRDELRVQVYDAMAEKKNEDGKQGEDKEKTGDVEKAEAGDEQQNTATEDEEKKSNVNGSKSNESEDKTENDEAEKESGDEEVEAEDEEEEEEDGDDAEMEGNAEEQGDGTAEKDSEDEEVGNLQLAWEMLEVAKVIYKRKEAKEDQLMAAQTHLKLGEVSAESGNYSQALEDFQECLKLQVKHLDSDSRLLAETHYQLGLTYSLNLQYSQAIEELKSSISVIKSRLDKLQELLDKAEGPEALPDERKEMEELKALLPEIQEKVEDATEGLKTASTAAEAMKDVQDGGSTSSGSTGQTGDSSSSSKINGTSTNSVSSTNGQASTAPVSDISHLVRKKRKPEESPVKEGVVKKVKQDAAQTNSVHKASGDTNGHT